A genomic stretch from Oreochromis niloticus isolate F11D_XX linkage group LG11, O_niloticus_UMD_NMBU, whole genome shotgun sequence includes:
- the fkbp14 gene encoding peptidyl-prolyl cis-trans isomerase FKBP14: MILFSLCSLLASLFVLVTGGKLPEPEVKIEVIHKPFMCHRKSKNGDMLLVHYEGFLESNGTMFHSSRKHGDKNPVWLTLGIREVLKGWDKGLQNMCTGERRKLTVPPSLAYGKEGKGKIPPSSTLIFDIELMEIRNGPRSHESFRDMDLNDDWKLSRQEVKEYLKKEFEKHGYSPNDTHHEVMVDDIFNNEDEDKDGFISAREFTYQHDEL, translated from the exons ATGATCTTATTTTCTCTCTGCTCGCTATTGGCATCACTGTTTGTGTTGGTCACTGGGGGAAAACTGCCCGAGCCCGAAGTGAAAATTGAGGTGATACACAAACCCTTCATGTGCCACCGCAAGTCAAAAAACGGAGACATGCTTCTTGTTCATTACGAGGGATTTCTGGAGAGTAATGGCACCATGTTTCATTCCAG CCGCAAACATGGGGATAAAAACCCTGTGTGGCTTACCCTGGGGATCCGAGAGGTGCTCAAGGGTTGGGATAAGGGTCTGCAGAACATGTGCACAGGGGAGCGCAGGAAGCTGACTGTACCTCCATCGCTGGCATATGGCAAGGAAGGAAAAG GGAAAATTCCTCCAAGCAGCACCCTCATTTTTGACATTGAGCTCATGGAGATTCGAAATGGTCCCAGGTCACACGAATCTTTCCGGGATATGGATCTGAATGATGACTGGAAGCTCTCCAGACAGGAG GTAAAAGAGTACTTGAAGAAGGAATTTGAGAAACATGGCTACTCACCCAACGACACACATCATGAAGTTATGGTGGATGACATCTTCAATAACGAGGATGAAGATAAAGATGGGTTTATATCTGCCAGGGAGTTCACCTACCAGCATGATGAACTGTAA